The Clostridium sp. DL-VIII DNA window TTAGCGGTTTTTACACTAATAATCATTTTAGCATTAGTTTTATCTATCTTTTTCCCATCTTTTCTATTATCCTTTATTATCAATTTACAAGGATATTCCTTAGAATTAGCAGTTACAGGAACATTTAAATAATAATACTCATTACTCATAGAATTAAACACTTTAATGTCACTAATATTGTTTTTTATCAAATTCATTATCTTTTCGTAACTATCCCCTTTTATTTCTGTTTGAGTTATTATATTCTTAACCATATCCCTTATATTGTTGATTTTATCTTTTATTTCACCTTTTATTGATTCTTTGACATCTAATCCGCTTCTTGAAAATATATCTTCCGCATCCATTTTCCCAATATTTATCTTATTGGAGATTGTCTCCTTAACCGCATTATCTGACGCTTCCTTAGGCTGTATACTATCATTATTAAAATCCATAAATGGATTTTCTTTAACTACTTCTTCTCCTTTAGACTTACTATTTAATAGCTCGCTAAATGCTTTGAATTCGCTGTCTGTAAGTTTAACTTCTCTTCCTTCCATGTTACTTAATAATTCTTCTAACTTTATCTTATTTGCTGATTCAACAAGGCGATCTGCTTGTGTTTTAGAAGCATTATTAGTTACCAAATCATCCCCAACAGTATCTTTTATTATTTTTACAATATCTGGGTTATCTAGTTTTTCTAATAGTGCTTCAGGAAGATTCGCTTTTTCCATACTCGAACTGCCACTTTCCTGTCCAGCACTTTTTTGTATCATACTAAGCTCACTATCTTCACTTCCAGCCAAAGTTTTCAATACATCCAATATATTGATTTTCTTAGATAACGGATCATTTTCATTGTAAGCCTTCGATAAGAGTGCTGTAGTTTTATCTGAGGAATTCCTATTTAATTCTAGTTCCTTATTTATCATTTTTTCATCAATGGATACTTGAGAAGCATTGTTATCTTGAACACTTTTCCCATTCCCATCAGAATTTAACGAATCACTTATCTTCATGATAATCTCTTCAATTGAAGAATTTCCTTTAAATAATTTATTAAAACTTTTTATACTTTCTTCTGAAAAATCTAGCTTATTTTCTATAAATGCAAGTATATCATCTGAATTTATATTTTTATATTCATTTAAGAACTTAGTCAATAACTCTTTAATAGCTTGACCTTCCGAACTATCAGAAGATATTCCTTTACTTTGTAGATATGTCTGAATAAATGCATCTAACTCTTTAGGATTAGCACTTATTCTCTCATTAAATTGAATTAATCCCTTAATTTCATTAATATTCTCTCTAGTTAATGGGATATTATGCTTAACCATATTTTTTAATATGTCAATATCTTCTTTTGATAGTCCTTCTTTATCTATAACATCCTGAAAATTTTCATCTTCATTTGTTCCTTCATTTGTTGAATCTTGTACCAATTTCAATTTTAATTTTCCATTTTGAAATCCATCTACTTGAAATTTAATTAGTTTAAGGTCGTCTAAATCAACATTACCATCAAGTTCTGCAATAAACTGCCATCCATCTGCAAGCTTTACTGTAACATCCTTTCCATTTCCTTTTTCAACTACTCGTCCTGTAAAACGCTCTCCAACTTCAAAGGTTAACTTACTGGAAACTTTTTTCGTGTTTGTATTATATCCATTATTTACATTCCAAACTCCTGGCATATTATTTCTCCCCCACTAATTCACTACTTCTATAATATACTTATCGTATAAATGATATATAAATTGAGTTATATAAAAGAAATTTAAGATTCTAATTTAAATAGTTTACAATGAAAAGCCTACAGGCTTTTCATTGTAAATAGTCACTATTTTGTTTGTTACCTTAACTTATAAAAAAATATCAATTCTAAGCTATAAGTCTAGTCCATATATTAGATATACATATCCTACTTATATTCTTTACCCTCTTCTTCTCCATTTAACACTCTAATTACTCCTTGGGCTAATGCAAGCATTTCATCTTCACCTGGATAAACTACTATAGGAGCTATAAATTTTACCTTTTCCTTTATAAGATCTACCATTGGTTTTCCATAAGCCATTCCTCCTGTTAAGATTATAGCATCTACTTTTCCATTAAGGACTGTTGCTGCTGCTCCTATATCCTTTGCAACCTGATATCCCATGGCATCATGAACAAGCCTTACTTTAGGTTCACCTTCTAAAGCAGCTTTTTCTACAACTCTTGCATCATTTGTATTAAGATAAGCTACAAAACCGCCCTTTCCTGTAATTTTCTTTAGGAGCTCTTCTGATGTATACTTTCCGCTAAAGCACAATCTAACTAAATCACCTGCTGGAACACCACCACTTCTTTCTGGCGAAAAAGCCCCCTCTCCGTCAAGAGCATTATTAACATCAACTATCTTTCCATTTTTATGTGTCCCTACAGAAACTCCCCCTCCCATATGAGCTACTATGACATTGATATCTTCATAATTTTTAGAATTTTCTCTTGCATATTTCTTAGCCACAGCCTTTTGATTTAAAGCATGAAAAATGCTTTTTCTAGGTAATTCCGGAATACCTGATAATCTTGCTATCTCTTCCATTTCATCCACAACCACAGGATCTACTATGTAGGCTGGTTTCCCGATAGAATCACCAATTTCTCTTGC harbors:
- the buk gene encoding butyrate kinase, whose translation is MSYKLLIINPGSTSTKISVYEEEKEIFGETIRHSSEEIGKYKHILDQKDFRTEIILKILNDADMDIKELDAIVGRGGLLKPILSGTYNVNDKMLQDLKNSVQGEHASNLGAIIAREIGDSIGKPAYIVDPVVVDEMEEIARLSGIPELPRKSIFHALNQKAVAKKYARENSKNYEDINVIVAHMGGGVSVGTHKNGKIVDVNNALDGEGAFSPERSGGVPAGDLVRLCFSGKYTSEELLKKITGKGGFVAYLNTNDARVVEKAALEGEPKVRLVHDAMGYQVAKDIGAAATVLNGKVDAIILTGGMAYGKPMVDLIKEKVKFIAPIVVYPGEDEMLALAQGVIRVLNGEEEGKEYK